The Rhodococcus rhodochrous DNA window GAGGACGCACCGTCGACCTTCGCCGCCGCCGGCCGCTATCTGCTCGACCGGGCGATCTTCGACGCACTGCGTCGCATCGAGCCCGGAGCCGGGGGAGAACTGCAGCTCACCGACGCGATCGCCCTGCTCATCTCCGAGGGTCATCCCGTCCACGTGGTGGTGCACCGCGGCACCCGACACGACCTCGGAAATCCCGGTGGCTATCTGCGCGCTGCGGTTGACTCGGCGTTGAACACGGAAGAGTACGGGCCCTCGCTGCGCGAGTGGCTCCTCGAGCGCCTGAAGCGCTGACTGCAGGACGGGCTGGAGGACGAGAAGCGGTATGCGGTCGGTTGAGGATCAGCAGGCCAGGGTCACGGCGGCGGCAGTCGCACCCCGGCCGGTCCGGGTGGCCATTTCCGAGGCGCAGGGTCTGCTGTGTGCGGAGGAAGTGGTCACCGAGCGACCCCTACCCGGATTCGACCAGGCGGCGATCGACGGATACGCCGTGCGCAGCGTCGACGTCCAGGCCCCGGCCGAGACCGACGGCGGGTCCGCACCCGCCGAGGTGACGCTGCCGGTCGTGGGCGAGGTGCGTGCCGGTTCGCGTCAGCCGATCCGTCTCCAGCCCCGTCAGGCGGTGCGCGTCGACACCGGTGCGCCGCTGCCCACGCTCGCCGACGCGGTGCTGCCGCTCGACAACACCGACGGTGGTGCCGCACGCATCAAGGTGCTCGAGCCGGTGCGTTCGGGCGACTACGTGCGTCGCACCGGCGACGACGTCCAGCCCGGCGACATCGCGGTGCGCGCCGGGACGATCATCGGGGCCGCCCAGGTGGGTCTGCTCGCCGCGGTCGGCCGCGACAAGGTGCTCGTCCATCCGCGGCCGCGACTGTCGGTCATCTCAGTCGGCGGCGAACTCGTCGACGTCGATCGCACGCCCGGGCCGGGACAGGTCTACGACGTCAACTCCTACGCGCTGGCCGCGGCTGCGCGCGACGCCGGAGCCGACGTCAACCGGGTCGGGATCGCGAGTACCGATCCGAAGCGGCTGCGCGAGGTCGTCGAGGGTCAGTTGATCCGCGCCGAGATCGTCGTGATCGCTGGTGCCGTGGGCGGTGGTGCGCTCGAGGAGGTCCGCGAGGCACTGTCCGATCTCGGTGAGCTGGGCGTCGAGCGGATCGCGATGCATCCGGGCTCGGTTCAGGGCTTCGGGCGTCTCGGCCGCGACGAGGTGCCGACCTTCCTGCTGCCCGCCAACCCAGTGAGCGCGCTCGTCGTGTTCGAGGTGATGGTCCGGCCGTTGATCCGCATCGCGCTCGGCCGGCGCCAGCCGATGCGCCGCGTCGTCTCTGCACGCACGGTCGCCCCCATCACCTCGATCCCCGGTCGCAAGGGTTTCCTGCGCGGCCAGCTCATGCGCGACGAGACGACGGGCGACTATCTCGTGCAGGCGCTCGGCGGCGCCGCGGGCTCGTCGTCGCACCTGCTCGCGACCCTCGCCGAGGCGAACTGTCTCGTCATCGTCGACCCCGAGGTCTCCGAGATCCGCACGGGAGATCCGGTGGACGTGGCGTTCCTCGGGCAGCGTGGTTGATGTCCCGTCATCCCGGCTGGCCGGCCGAGCTCGGGCCGCTGCGGGTGGCCGGGGGCGTGGTGACCGTCCGATCGATCCGACTCCGCGACGCCGCGGCGTGGAGCCGCCTGCGTCTGCGTGATCGCGCGCATCTCGAGCCGTGGGAGCCGACCGGTGAGGCGCCGTGGGACATGCGGCACCACATCTCGGTGTGGCCGGGGCTCTACCGCAGTCTGCGGTCGGAGGCCCACAAAGGCCTGATGCTGCCGATGGCCATCGAGTTGGACGGCAGGTTCTGCGGGCAGCTGACGGTGGGCAACATCGTGCGCGGAGCGCTGCGCTCGGCCTGGATCGGCTACTGGGTGGAGAAGGAGGTCAACGGCCTCGGTGTCGCGACCGCCGCCGTCGCCCTCGGGCTCGACCACTGCTTCGGCCCGGTCGGGCTGCACCGTGTCGAGGCCACCGTGCGGCCCGAGAACGAGCCCAGTCGCGCGGTGCTGCGCAACATCGGCTTCCGCGAGGAAGGTCTGTTGAAGCGCTATCTCGACGTCCAGGGCCGATTCCGCGACCATCTGCTGGTCGCGATGACGGTCGAGGAGGTGCCGGGCTCGGTCTCGGACCGTCTCGTCCGTGCCGGTCGCGCGACCTGGTCCTGACCACTTCCCGTCTCGAGTCGGGTTCGTCCGTTATGTAACGCAGGTTACTCGCAACTCGAGTAACAATCCCCAGCGCGTGTGGGATCCCTGTGATTAGAGTGAAGAGAGTGTCAGTTGGTTTCGCGTGACTCGAGTGACTTCTGTAGTCGATTGAGTCGGCGTTTCTGTACAGGTAAGCGCAGTGATGCCGTTAGCCTCATGTAGGTCGGTGGCGTCGACGGGCTGGTAGGGCGACGACTGGAGGGAGGACCACCGGATGCCGAACTCGCTTCTGTGGATCGGGCTCGTTGCCGTGTGGTTGTTCGTTCTGGTGCCCATGCTGGTCACGAAGCGTCCTCGAATCCGGCAGACGACCGACGCCGCTCTCGCAACTCGAGTTCTGCACCGCGGAGACGACGAGCCGATCACCCCTCGGGGGCCGGCCGCCGGGCACCGCAGCGATCCTCATTGGCGTCCGAGTCGTGACCGCACGCACCGCACCCCCGCGGAGGACCGCATGAACACTGAACTCGACGACAGGCCGGAGATCGATTCCGACGAGGCCGACGTCCACGACGAAGCAGCACCCGACCGTGAGCCCGTGCGCGCACATGCACCGCAGCGCCGGGGCCGTGGCGGATTCGACCCGCACGCCGATGCGGTCGCCAGCGCCGCGCGATACGAATTCCGTCAGCGGGCCGTTCTCGGCCTGCTGATCGCCGCGATCATGACGTCGGCGCTCGCCCTGATCGTCTCGTCGGTCATGTGGTGGCTCGCCGGTCTCGCGGCCGTGGCTCTCGTCGCCTACCTGTTCTACCTGCGGCGCCAAGTGCGTCTCGAGCAGGAGATCCGGCGGCGTCGGCTCGCGCGACTGCAGCGGTCCCGCGCAGGGGCCCGTGGCGGCCACGACGACGTTCCGCAGCGCCTGCGTCGCCCGGGGGCCGTGGTCCTCGAGGTCGACGACGAGGATCCGGAGTTCGAACATCTCGACCGCTACGAGGACGACTACGGCATCGACCACGGTTACGACGTCCGAGCGAGCGACGGCGGCGACGAGCCCGGCGACTACGTCGTTCCCCGCGCAGTGGGGGAATGATCGTCCGACGACGCTTCCGGCGGGGCCCGCACCGAATCGGTGCGGGCCCCGGCCCGTCTGCGGAGCAGGTCGCGAAATCGCCTGTCACCTGCGCCGACACTCCGATTTCGTGATGGACGGGGTGGTTTGCTAGAGTTTGCGAGTCGGTTCCCTCGGAACCTACGGGGCTGTGGCGCAGTTGGTAGCGCGCTTCGTTCGCATCGAAGAGGTCAGGGGTTCGATTCCCCTCAGCTCCACCCCCGAAAGCCCCGCCCGCGGCGGGGCTTTCGTCGTATGCGGGGTCATTCGCTGGCGGGTCCACGCCGAACCCGGCAGACTGTGTGGCATGGACCACAGGATGAGTGACGACGAGTTGCGTCGGGCGATCCGGGTACTGCGCGAGCGCGCCGACCTCGCGCGCAGCGAGAATCGCCACGACGATGTCGAGAT harbors:
- the glp gene encoding molybdotransferase-like divisome protein Glp codes for the protein MRSVEDQQARVTAAAVAPRPVRVAISEAQGLLCAEEVVTERPLPGFDQAAIDGYAVRSVDVQAPAETDGGSAPAEVTLPVVGEVRAGSRQPIRLQPRQAVRVDTGAPLPTLADAVLPLDNTDGGAARIKVLEPVRSGDYVRRTGDDVQPGDIAVRAGTIIGAAQVGLLAAVGRDKVLVHPRPRLSVISVGGELVDVDRTPGPGQVYDVNSYALAAAARDAGADVNRVGIASTDPKRLREVVEGQLIRAEIVVIAGAVGGGALEEVREALSDLGELGVERIAMHPGSVQGFGRLGRDEVPTFLLPANPVSALVVFEVMVRPLIRIALGRRQPMRRVVSARTVAPITSIPGRKGFLRGQLMRDETTGDYLVQALGGAAGSSSHLLATLAEANCLVIVDPEVSEIRTGDPVDVAFLGQRG
- a CDS encoding GNAT family N-acetyltransferase, with amino-acid sequence MSRHPGWPAELGPLRVAGGVVTVRSIRLRDAAAWSRLRLRDRAHLEPWEPTGEAPWDMRHHISVWPGLYRSLRSEAHKGLMLPMAIELDGRFCGQLTVGNIVRGALRSAWIGYWVEKEVNGLGVATAAVALGLDHCFGPVGLHRVEATVRPENEPSRAVLRNIGFREEGLLKRYLDVQGRFRDHLLVAMTVEEVPGSVSDRLVRAGRATWS
- the sepX gene encoding divisome protein SepX/GlpR is translated as MPNSLLWIGLVAVWLFVLVPMLVTKRPRIRQTTDAALATRVLHRGDDEPITPRGPAAGHRSDPHWRPSRDRTHRTPAEDRMNTELDDRPEIDSDEADVHDEAAPDREPVRAHAPQRRGRGGFDPHADAVASAARYEFRQRAVLGLLIAAIMTSALALIVSSVMWWLAGLAAVALVAYLFYLRRQVRLEQEIRRRRLARLQRSRAGARGGHDDVPQRLRRPGAVVLEVDDEDPEFEHLDRYEDDYGIDHGYDVRASDGGDEPGDYVVPRAVGE